GGAAACCACTTTCCCCCGGGGACGGTTATCGATTATGCCGGGGCACGGGGCCACAAGGTGATTTTCTTGCGAGCGGGCAATGAACATGCCGGTACATGGGTCCGGGAGGAGCGGGACCTTCTGAAGGATTTCGACGAATGCTTCCACGGATCCCCGGAAATGCTCAGGGCCATTCTCGTTCTTTCCGATACGGACCGGACCAACGAAGGCGTTACGGCCCTTTTCAGCGACATTGTCCTCAAGAGGTCCGGGGAACCATGAGGGTTTTCGATCCCCGGAGAACTGCCGTGGATGTCCTGACGAGGGTTGATGAGGATCGGTCGTTTCTCGAGCCGCTCCTGGCCGACCGGCTGTCCCGGGCGACTACCGCGGGTGAACAGGACCGGGCGCTGTTCACGGAACTGGCCTATGGAACGCTCCGCCTCCGGAATCGCCTGGACTGGGCTCTGGAGATGCACTACCGGGGTGATCCGGCGGCCATGGAAGGAGGTCTCAGAACTATTATACGGGTCGCCCTGTACCAACTGCTCTGCATGGACCGTGTCCCGGACCACGCGGCGGTCAACGAGGCAGTGAAGCTTGCCAAGAGGCGCTTTCCCGGACGGCATGGGCTGGTGAACGCCCTGTTGAGAACTATCATTCGACGCCGTGACGAGGGACGTCTCTTTCCCGCCGGGGGGCGTGACACCCCCGAATTCCTGTCGCGGTACCACTCCCACCCCCTGTGGCTCGTGGAGTACTGGATAGACCGGTACGGTTTCCGGGAGACCCGCGATCTCTGTGAGGCCAACAACAGAACGCCCCCCCTCACGTTCCGGGTGAACCGTCTTGTGACGGACCCTTCCGGGGCGATCCATTCCCTTGCCCGGGAAGGGATCACCGCCGGTCGAACCCGGTGGTCCTCCGACGGGCTGATGGTCGAGCGCAGGAAAGGACCGTCACGAGATCTCGAGTCTGTTCGGCGGGGTTACGTGCAGGCCCAGGACGAGGCCTCACAACTGGTGTCCTTTCTGGTCGGGCCCCGTCCAGGCGAGCGCGTTCTCGATCTCTGTTCAGGTGCCGGTATCAAGTCCTGCCATCTCGCGGCACTGATGAACAACCATGGAGCCATCACGGCCGTTGACATCAACGAGGCCAGGCTGGAGCAGGCCGGCGAACTGGCGGGGCTCGCCGGTGTGACCATCATCGAAAGGATTGCCGCCGACGGGCGGGAAATGCCCGGTCCGGCCTACCGGGAACAATTTGACAGGATTCTGCTTGACGCCCCCTGTACAGGATTGGGGACGGTCCGGCGGAAACCGGAAATAAAGTGGTTCGCCGCCCCCGGAGACAGCCTTGACTGTGCAGGGCTCCAGGGGGAACTCCTGCGAGCCTGCCCGGCATACCTGAGGCCCGGGGGTGTTCTGGTGTATGCCACCTGTACCATGCGGTCAGCCGAAAATGAAAAGGTCATCGAAAGTTTCTTGCGCGAGAACAATGAATTCCGGCTTGTGAGACCCCCGAAAACCATCGATGTCGGCATGATCGACGGTGAAGGGTATTTCAGAACGGCACCGCATCGTCACGGGACGGACGGGTTTTTCGGTGCCGTCATGGTTAAGGGCGGTTCGTCATCGACGTTCCATGAGGGGTTCCGACGGCAAAACAATTGACTTTGAAAGGAAAAAAAGGTATTTGAATCGCGCCGATTCCGCGCCTGTTCCTGTGGGAAACAACGTGGAAATCTTTTAACAGAGGAGAAACACATGGTACTGAAACAGATGCAGGTGAGCCCCATGGTGGTTTTCGCCTATCTCCTGGGTGACAAACAGAGCGGTGAAGCGCTTGTCATCGATCCGGCGGCGAACATTCCATCCATCGTCGAGGAAGCGAGGCGTCACGGTCTGACCATCAAGTATATTGTCAATACCCACGGGCACGTGGACCATATCGCCGGTAACGCGGAGATGAAGGAAGCGACCGGAGCCGACATAATTATTCACGAGGATGACGCCGGGATGCTTACGGGGACGCCCCCGACAATGCTGAGGATGTTCGGTGCCTCGCCCTCACCTCCGGCGGATCGCACCGTCCGTCACGGCGACACCATAGAGGCAGGATCACTGTCATTGAAGGTGATCCACGTTCCCGGTCACTCTCCGGGAGGAATGGCCCTTTACATGCCGGGGTACGTATTTACCGGGGACACGCTGTTCGTAGAGGCCGTGGGACGGTCCGATCTTCCGGGCGGATCCTGGCCGGTCATGCTCCAGTCTATACGGGAAAGGTTGCTGACTCTTCCCGATGATACCCTGGTGCTGCCGGGCCACAACTATGGAAGGAGACCCACATCCACTATAGGGCACGAGAAAGCCAACAATCCCTTTTTGCGCTGACCGGGAGATCGCGCTTCCGTCGGGACTGAAGGAATTTTCTCCCCTGGACGAACCGATTGTCCCCCCCTCGACGAAGGCGGTGCCCGGAAGCCATGACGAGCCGATGACCCTGGAAGATATGAAGAAATGCATCGGAGAAGAGCATGCCCGCGAGGTCATCGATATCAGTCTGCGGGTGTACCGGCCGGCTTCTGAAATCACCGCCGGGGCAGGGATGGTTATCGGCGATACGAAAATGGAGTTCGGTATCAGAAACGGGCGGCTTCTTCTGATCGACGAGCTGTTGACGCCGGACTCATCCCGCTTCCGGCTCAAGAAGGATCCGGATGCCGGTAAAAGACCCGAAAGTTTTGACAAACAGTACCTCCGTGATTATCTTACGGCCGTACGATGGAATAAAGAGCCGCCTGCTCCTCTTTTCTGCCCGCCCATGTCATAGCCCGGACGAGAGAGCGCTACGATGATGTGCTGAAACGTATCACCGGGGCGGGGGAAGCGTGGCGGCAATGATCGGTCCTGCCAGGAAGGTCATGCTCCCGCTTACAGTATTCGAAAAACCATGAGAGAAGACTACTACACAATCCTCGGTGTCGACAGAAACGCGTCAGACGACGAAATCAAGAGGAACTACCGGAAACTGGCTCTGAAGTATCATCCGGACCGGAACCCGGGAGATCTTGAAGCGGAGGAGAATTTCAAGAAAGCCGCCGAGGCCTATGAAGTCCTTCGGGACCAGGAGAAGCGGGCCATTTATGACCGGTACGGCCATGAAGGTCTCAACGGAACGGGATTCAGGGGATTTTCCGGCTTCGACGATATATTTTCCAGCTTCGGCGATATATTCGAAGATGTTTTCGGGTTCAGGGGGCGCAGGACCCAGTCGAGAACGGCCCCCCGGCCCGGAGCGGACCTTCGCTACGATATGTCCATTTCCTTCATGGATGCCGTTTCGGGCGTCACCACCGACATAGATATTCAACGGCTCGAGAACTGTCCCGGGTGCAGCGGTCATGGAACGGCTCCCGGAACGGAACCGGCACTCTGTCCAACCTGCCGCGGCGTGGGACAGGTGACGCGATCGAGCGGCTTTTTCAGCGTCAGTTCAACCTGCCCCCAGTGTCGCGGCGCGGGGAGGGTCATCGAGAATCCCTGCCGGGAATGCCGGGGCGCCGGGAAGGTCGAAGTCACCAAGAAGGTGCAGGTGAGAATTCCTCCGGGAGTGGAAACGGGCGTCCGCCTCCGTCTTCGCGGAGAAGGAGAGGAGGGGATCTTCGGCGGTCCCCGAGGCGATCTTTATGTCTTTATACACGCCGAACCCCACGACTATTTTCGCCGGGAAGGCGATACCCTTTACTGTGAAGTTCCCGTTCCCATGACCTTGGCGGCCCTTGGAGGCGAAGTGGACGTACCCACCCTCGATGGCGTCGAAAAGATCAAGATCCCCCGGGGAACACAGCACGGACGCCTCTTCCGCCTGAAAGGCAGGGGGGTTCCCCACCTCCGCGGCTCCGGG
This genomic interval from Syntrophales bacterium contains the following:
- a CDS encoding MBL fold metallo-hydrolase translates to MVLKQMQVSPMVVFAYLLGDKQSGEALVIDPAANIPSIVEEARRHGLTIKYIVNTHGHVDHIAGNAEMKEATGADIIIHEDDAGMLTGTPPTMLRMFGASPSPPADRTVRHGDTIEAGSLSLKVIHVPGHSPGGMALYMPGYVFTGDTLFVEAVGRSDLPGGSWPVMLQSIRERLLTLPDDTLVLPGHNYGRRPTSTIGHEKANNPFLR
- the rsmB gene encoding 16S rRNA (cytosine(967)-C(5))-methyltransferase RsmB, with the protein product MRVFDPRRTAVDVLTRVDEDRSFLEPLLADRLSRATTAGEQDRALFTELAYGTLRLRNRLDWALEMHYRGDPAAMEGGLRTIIRVALYQLLCMDRVPDHAAVNEAVKLAKRRFPGRHGLVNALLRTIIRRRDEGRLFPAGGRDTPEFLSRYHSHPLWLVEYWIDRYGFRETRDLCEANNRTPPLTFRVNRLVTDPSGAIHSLAREGITAGRTRWSSDGLMVERRKGPSRDLESVRRGYVQAQDEASQLVSFLVGPRPGERVLDLCSGAGIKSCHLAALMNNHGAITAVDINEARLEQAGELAGLAGVTIIERIAADGREMPGPAYREQFDRILLDAPCTGLGTVRRKPEIKWFAAPGDSLDCAGLQGELLRACPAYLRPGGVLVYATCTMRSAENEKVIESFLRENNEFRLVRPPKTIDVGMIDGEGYFRTAPHRHGTDGFFGAVMVKGGSSSTFHEGFRRQNN
- the dnaJ gene encoding molecular chaperone DnaJ; this translates as MREDYYTILGVDRNASDDEIKRNYRKLALKYHPDRNPGDLEAEENFKKAAEAYEVLRDQEKRAIYDRYGHEGLNGTGFRGFSGFDDIFSSFGDIFEDVFGFRGRRTQSRTAPRPGADLRYDMSISFMDAVSGVTTDIDIQRLENCPGCSGHGTAPGTEPALCPTCRGVGQVTRSSGFFSVSSTCPQCRGAGRVIENPCRECRGAGKVEVTKKVQVRIPPGVETGVRLRLRGEGEEGIFGGPRGDLYVFIHAEPHDYFRREGDTLYCEVPVPMTLAALGGEVDVPTLDGVEKIKIPRGTQHGRLFRLKGRGVPHLRGSGRGDQVIQVAVEVPTDLSKKEEKLLKEFMKLREGR